One window of Thermocoleostomius sinensis A174 genomic DNA carries:
- a CDS encoding CBS domain-containing protein, which produces MDLILCHTTADFDTLGAAVGLTQLYPSARIVLTGGCHPTVRNFLALHRDEYALIERRSVNPEAIRHLIVVDTQWRDRIGKAAEWLDLPNVEVTVYDHHIHAQGDIEGTHRHIEPVGAVTTLVVEALRELDDCDAGTPSLTPAEATVMALGIHVDTGSLTYDHATVRDAAALTWLMEQGANLRVLGEYVEPGLSAQMQDLLSVALENLTTETVEGYTLAWVLLPIEEYIPGLSSLASRLISLTEADVLLLGAYDSVGDEEQRLVIIGRSRGSAGSRSTTWINLGELFQPLGGGGHPRAASLTLRSADPDAVMADLLAQLRSQIPRPPIARELMSSPVRTILPDTTIREAQRILLRYGHSGLSVVDANGHLVGIISRRDLDIALHHGFDHARVKGYMTTNLKTITPDTTLPEIESLMVTYDIGRLPVLEDEQLIGIVTRTDVLRQLHQERAVEQQRIGRRQPAELNGSMPDVPSFRDFCLLPRVVRELLHDRLSPALWNLLMAIAKQAEVRGWQLYLVGGAVRDLLLSGTNNSKQAQSSLPDIDLVVDGFHQTADQAAGVELARSLQQTYPDARLQVHGRFQTAALTWHNHPEFDSLWVDIATARTEFYPYPAANPEVEASSIRQDLYRRDFTINALAIRLTPPRVGEMLDFFGGLLDLKAKQIRVLHANSFIEDPTRIFRAVRFAVRLGFAIDPQTEGYIHHAIASGVYHRIQLEMEKTPALQTRLKQELKYILEAPYWKSAVRLLSDLGAMCCIHSNLHLDDRLWWQLRLVDRWLRRFDTNHTLEQWLVLLEVLLAQLATPDRVKVAENLQLPADSIERLRSLDQIQANLMANLPACFRPSQIYQHLHPYNLPTLTLLAVLMPRHTRRQIWHYLTHLTTVKPPIDGNDLKAMGYKPGKQYKPMLEALLNATLDGEIHDRSQAEAFLQATFPSP; this is translated from the coding sequence ATGGATCTGATTCTCTGCCACACAACAGCAGATTTTGACACGCTTGGAGCGGCCGTGGGATTAACACAGTTGTATCCGAGTGCCAGGATTGTGTTGACAGGGGGCTGTCACCCTACGGTACGTAATTTTTTGGCATTGCACCGGGATGAATATGCTTTGATTGAACGGCGATCGGTCAACCCAGAAGCAATTCGTCACCTGATTGTGGTAGATACTCAGTGGCGCGATCGCATCGGCAAGGCGGCTGAATGGCTAGATCTACCGAACGTTGAGGTGACAGTCTACGATCATCACATTCATGCCCAAGGGGATATTGAGGGCACCCATCGGCACATTGAACCCGTTGGGGCTGTAACAACTCTAGTGGTAGAAGCCTTACGAGAATTGGATGATTGTGACGCTGGGACTCCTAGCTTAACGCCAGCGGAAGCCACGGTGATGGCGTTGGGAATTCACGTGGATACAGGATCGTTAACCTATGACCATGCCACCGTGCGAGATGCGGCTGCTTTGACCTGGTTAATGGAACAAGGAGCAAATTTGCGGGTTTTGGGGGAATATGTAGAGCCGGGGTTATCGGCCCAAATGCAAGATTTGCTAAGTGTAGCTCTGGAGAATTTAACGACTGAAACGGTAGAAGGCTACACCTTGGCGTGGGTGCTATTGCCGATTGAGGAATATATTCCCGGTTTATCTAGTTTGGCATCGCGGTTGATCAGCTTAACCGAAGCTGATGTGTTGCTGCTAGGAGCCTACGACAGCGTGGGAGACGAAGAGCAGCGGTTAGTCATCATTGGTCGATCGCGTGGCAGTGCTGGCTCTAGATCGACAACGTGGATCAACCTTGGTGAACTATTTCAACCATTGGGTGGCGGTGGGCATCCTCGGGCAGCATCTCTGACCTTGCGCAGTGCTGATCCAGACGCCGTGATGGCAGATCTATTGGCGCAGTTGCGATCGCAAATTCCTCGACCGCCCATTGCCAGAGAGTTAATGTCCTCCCCCGTGCGCACGATCCTGCCAGACACAACGATTCGAGAAGCCCAACGCATTCTTTTGCGCTATGGCCACTCTGGTTTGTCGGTAGTAGATGCTAATGGTCACTTAGTGGGTATTATCTCGCGCCGAGATCTGGATATTGCCTTACATCACGGATTTGATCATGCCCGCGTCAAAGGCTACATGACGACTAACCTCAAGACCATCACACCCGACACCACGTTGCCTGAGATCGAGTCCTTGATGGTGACCTATGATATCGGTCGGTTGCCCGTCCTCGAAGACGAGCAATTAATTGGGATTGTCACTCGCACAGATGTGTTGCGGCAATTACATCAAGAGCGGGCAGTGGAACAACAGAGAATAGGCAGAAGGCAACCAGCAGAGCTGAATGGTTCGATGCCTGATGTCCCATCTTTTCGTGATTTTTGCCTACTGCCTAGAGTTGTTCGAGAATTACTGCACGATCGTTTGTCACCTGCCTTGTGGAACTTGTTGATGGCGATCGCCAAACAAGCTGAAGTCCGAGGTTGGCAGCTTTACTTGGTGGGAGGGGCCGTGCGCGATTTACTGCTGTCTGGCACAAACAACAGTAAACAAGCCCAATCTTCTCTGCCGGATATTGATTTAGTGGTGGATGGCTTTCATCAGACGGCAGATCAGGCGGCTGGGGTGGAACTGGCCCGATCGTTACAGCAGACGTATCCTGATGCTCGATTGCAGGTACATGGGCGGTTTCAAACGGCGGCTCTCACTTGGCACAATCACCCAGAGTTTGATTCATTGTGGGTAGACATTGCCACGGCTCGTACAGAATTCTATCCCTATCCAGCAGCCAATCCCGAAGTAGAAGCCAGTTCCATTCGTCAAGATTTGTATCGGCGCGATTTCACAATTAATGCGCTAGCGATTCGGCTGACACCCCCACGAGTCGGAGAAATGCTAGATTTCTTCGGCGGGCTATTAGATCTGAAAGCTAAACAGATTCGGGTGCTGCACGCCAATAGCTTTATTGAAGATCCAACTCGAATTTTTCGGGCGGTGCGCTTTGCTGTGCGGCTTGGGTTTGCCATTGATCCTCAAACCGAAGGTTATATTCACCATGCCATCGCTAGTGGGGTATACCATCGCATTCAACTGGAGATGGAAAAGACACCAGCCCTACAAACTCGTCTGAAGCAGGAACTGAAGTACATTCTAGAGGCTCCCTATTGGAAATCAGCGGTGCGCTTACTGTCTGACTTAGGAGCCATGTGCTGCATTCATTCCAATCTGCACCTGGATGATCGCCTATGGTGGCAATTGCGGCTGGTCGATCGCTGGCTACGAAGATTTGATACCAATCACACCCTAGAACAGTGGTTAGTATTGCTGGAAGTATTGCTAGCGCAATTAGCAACGCCCGATCGCGTCAAAGTAGCCGAAAATTTGCAACTACCTGCTGATAGCATCGAGCGATTGCGCTCCTTGGATCAGATTCAAGCCAACCTCATGGCGAATCTGCCTGCTTGCTTCCGTCCTAGCCAAATTTATCAACACCTCCATCCATACAATCTACCCACCCTAACGTTGCTGGCCGTCCTGATGCCTCGTCATACCCGTCGGCAAATTTGGCACTATTTAACTCACTTGACAACCGTTAAACCTCCGATCGACGGCAATGACTTGAAAGCGATGGGCTATAAACCCGGTAAGCAGTATAAACCAATGCTAGAGGCCCTGCTGAACGCCACACTGGATGGAGAAATTCACGATCGATCGCAGGCAGAAGCGTTTCTACAGGCAACCTTTCCCTCACCCTAG
- the ftsH gene encoding ATP-dependent zinc metalloprotease FtsH, which yields MKQVENNAPTRSLALRGKSSERGQKSHNRLRGSLVTGTVTALWLMLQAAIASPPSLAQQNNNEAQNQTSYSELLQDIEAGRVSRIEIDPVRGLAEVHLKGQPENAAREVVLFADENPELFEAARRNNVDYDVQPSADSSAIAGLIFHGMLAFIAIMILLMFLRRTSNASGQAMNFGKSKARFQMEAKTGVLFDDVAGIEEAKEELQEVVTFLKKPERFTAVGAKIPKGVLLVGPPGTGKTLLAKAIAGEAGVPFFSISGSEFVEMFVGVGASRVRDLFKKAKENAPCIVFIDEIDAVGRQRGTGIGGGNDEREQTLNQLLTEMDGFEGNTGVIIIAATNRPDVLDQALLRPGRFDRQVTVDLPSYKGRLGILEVHARNKRLDPNVSLEAIARRTPGFSGAELANMLNEAAILTARRRKDSITILEVDDAIDRVTTGMTLAPLMDSKKKRLIAYHEVGHALLMTLLKNSDPLNKVTIIPRSGGIGGFAQQTFNEEMIDSGLYTRAWLLDRITIALGGRAAEEEIFGDSEVTVGASNDIQVVANLAREMVTRYGMSDLGPYALESGNSEVFLGRDLMSRNEYSEEIATKVDQQVRTIAMHCYSEARRIIREHRELIDKLVDLLLEQETIEGEQFRQIVAKHTPLPEKQLATQSN from the coding sequence ATGAAGCAGGTTGAAAACAACGCGCCAACTCGCTCTCTGGCTTTGAGAGGCAAATCCTCTGAGAGAGGTCAGAAGTCGCACAATAGACTAAGAGGCTCTCTGGTAACTGGAACAGTAACAGCGCTGTGGCTGATGTTACAAGCTGCGATCGCCAGCCCTCCCAGTTTGGCTCAGCAGAATAATAACGAAGCACAGAACCAGACGAGTTACAGCGAATTATTACAAGACATAGAAGCTGGACGGGTTAGCCGAATTGAAATTGACCCAGTACGGGGTCTGGCGGAAGTCCATCTGAAAGGGCAGCCTGAAAACGCGGCGCGTGAGGTAGTCCTGTTTGCAGACGAAAACCCAGAGCTATTTGAAGCCGCTCGTCGCAATAATGTCGATTACGATGTTCAACCGTCCGCTGATAGCAGTGCCATTGCTGGCTTGATTTTTCACGGCATGTTGGCATTTATTGCCATTATGATTCTCTTGATGTTTTTGCGTCGCACCAGCAATGCGTCCGGTCAAGCGATGAACTTTGGTAAGTCTAAGGCCCGCTTCCAAATGGAGGCCAAAACTGGCGTTCTATTTGACGATGTCGCTGGCATTGAAGAAGCCAAAGAAGAACTGCAAGAAGTGGTCACCTTCTTGAAAAAACCAGAGCGCTTTACCGCCGTGGGAGCCAAAATTCCTAAGGGTGTTCTCCTAGTTGGACCACCGGGAACGGGCAAAACATTGCTCGCCAAGGCGATCGCCGGGGAAGCAGGAGTGCCCTTCTTCAGCATTTCTGGCTCTGAGTTTGTGGAGATGTTTGTGGGAGTGGGAGCTTCTCGTGTCCGCGATTTATTCAAGAAGGCGAAGGAGAACGCCCCCTGCATTGTGTTTATTGATGAAATTGACGCCGTGGGTCGGCAGCGTGGCACAGGAATCGGCGGTGGCAATGACGAGCGTGAACAAACCCTCAACCAGTTGCTGACCGAGATGGACGGGTTCGAGGGCAACACGGGCGTCATCATCATTGCTGCTACCAACCGTCCCGATGTATTAGACCAAGCCCTGTTGCGTCCAGGTCGCTTCGATCGCCAAGTTACAGTTGATTTGCCCAGCTATAAGGGCAGATTGGGCATTCTAGAAGTCCATGCTCGCAATAAGCGCCTTGATCCCAACGTGTCTCTAGAAGCGATCGCTCGACGGACGCCGGGTTTCTCTGGAGCCGAGTTAGCTAACATGTTGAACGAGGCTGCAATTTTGACAGCCCGCCGCCGTAAAGACTCCATCACCATCCTAGAAGTGGACGATGCGATTGATCGAGTGACAACGGGTATGACGCTGGCTCCTCTAATGGACAGCAAAAAGAAGCGTCTGATTGCCTATCACGAGGTGGGTCATGCTCTACTTATGACCTTGTTGAAGAACTCTGATCCCCTGAATAAAGTCACGATCATTCCACGATCGGGCGGTATTGGCGGTTTTGCTCAACAGACCTTTAACGAAGAGATGATTGACAGCGGACTCTATACGCGAGCCTGGCTGTTGGATCGAATCACGATCGCGTTGGGGGGGCGAGCCGCCGAAGAGGAAATTTTTGGCGATTCTGAGGTTACCGTTGGTGCTAGCAATGACATTCAGGTAGTCGCCAACTTGGCACGAGAAATGGTGACGCGCTATGGCATGTCAGATCTGGGCCCCTATGCTTTGGAAAGTGGCAATAGCGAGGTTTTCCTGGGTCGAGATCTCATGTCTCGTAACGAATACTCAGAGGAAATTGCCACCAAAGTCGATCAACAAGTGCGAACGATCGCCATGCACTGCTATTCCGAAGCCCGCCGTATTATCCGTGAGCATCGAGAACTAATCGACAAACTCGTTGATCTGTTGCTGGAACAAGAAACAATCGAAGGGGAACAGTTCCGTCAGATTGTGGCTAAGCACACGCCGCTACCTGAAAAGCAATTAGCAACGCAAAGCAACTAA
- a CDS encoding gamma carbonic anhydrase family protein: MSNSQDLSAVSSWQAPSCQPPDLSLAAFVAPTADVMGRVEIKAGASVWYGAVIRADVERISIGRSTNVQDGAILHGDPGMPTILEDYVTIGHRAVIHGAQIGEGSLVGIGAIVLNGVRVGSGCIVGAGSVVTKDVPDRTLVMGIPAKTVRLVSEAEASELIEHAKRYEQLARAHATNE, translated from the coding sequence ATGAGCAATTCTCAAGATTTGTCGGCAGTTTCGTCTTGGCAAGCCCCGTCTTGTCAGCCTCCAGATCTCTCGTTAGCCGCCTTTGTCGCACCCACAGCCGACGTGATGGGACGGGTAGAAATCAAGGCAGGAGCGAGCGTTTGGTATGGGGCAGTCATACGGGCAGATGTGGAACGCATTAGCATTGGTCGATCGACTAATGTTCAAGATGGAGCCATTCTGCATGGTGATCCGGGAATGCCAACGATTTTGGAGGATTACGTCACGATCGGACATCGCGCCGTGATTCACGGTGCTCAGATTGGAGAAGGTAGCTTAGTTGGCATCGGAGCCATCGTCCTCAACGGGGTGCGCGTCGGCAGCGGTTGCATTGTGGGGGCTGGTTCGGTTGTCACTAAAGATGTTCCCGATCGAACGCTGGTAATGGGCATTCCTGCCAAAACAGTTCGTCTAGTCTCCGAGGCAGAAGCTAGCGAATTGATTGAACATGCTAAACGCTATGAACAACTCGCCCGAGCGCACGCCACCAACGAATAA
- a CDS encoding TIGR02652 family protein — protein MNPALQYPIFGPEIQCPHCRQMIPALTLTDTYLCQRHGAFEANPKTGELIHLQSGRHWRRWNNEWYRQHTHPDGIRFEIHEALDRLYTQGYRATRVIIAKRYKDLISTYLERSSPWRGQPESPRPRLYGLPVEFSPDPAEEPCWEVINFDLEKEPGAPVRYPYFRLFE, from the coding sequence ATGAACCCAGCTTTACAGTATCCAATCTTTGGTCCAGAGATTCAGTGTCCCCATTGTCGCCAGATGATCCCGGCGCTGACCCTGACAGATACCTACCTGTGTCAACGCCATGGGGCATTTGAGGCAAATCCTAAGACAGGAGAACTAATTCATCTCCAGTCTGGGCGGCATTGGCGGCGGTGGAACAATGAGTGGTATCGCCAACATACTCACCCGGATGGGATTCGATTTGAAATTCACGAAGCTCTCGATCGCCTGTACACCCAAGGATATCGAGCCACCCGGGTGATTATTGCCAAACGCTACAAGGATTTAATCAGCACCTATCTGGAACGCAGCAGTCCTTGGCGTGGGCAGCCCGAATCTCCACGTCCGCGCTTGTATGGACTACCGGTCGAGTTTAGCCCCGATCCAGCAGAGGAACCCTGCTGGGAAGTCATCAATTTTGACTTAGAAAAAGAACCGGGTGCTCCAGTTCGTTATCCCTACTTTCGCCTATTTGAGTAG
- a CDS encoding VOC family protein: MHHASIRTADIHRAIAFYEQLGFEMCERFTAGMTLACWMKGLGGRIELLQVPQPRPAADAFGDEHYTGYYHLSFDLTDMIDDLSDWLASLKIQFAQASETGKTQPLTILLEPTQQIIGDRVYEVAFVADADGLPLEFIRMMGTVKNF, from the coding sequence ATGCACCATGCCTCCATTCGCACCGCTGACATCCATCGGGCGATCGCGTTCTATGAGCAACTTGGGTTTGAAATGTGTGAGCGCTTCACAGCAGGGATGACGCTAGCTTGTTGGATGAAGGGGCTAGGAGGCCGTATTGAACTGCTCCAGGTTCCTCAACCTCGTCCAGCCGCCGATGCATTTGGTGATGAGCACTACACGGGGTATTATCATTTGTCCTTTGACCTCACCGATATGATCGACGACCTATCGGACTGGTTAGCTAGCCTGAAAATCCAATTTGCTCAAGCGTCAGAAACGGGAAAGACTCAGCCACTCACGATTTTGCTGGAACCTACACAGCAGATTATTGGCGATCGAGTGTATGAAGTAGCGTTTGTTGCTGATGCTGATGGTCTGCCACTGGAATTTATTCGGATGATGGGAACTGTGAAAAATTTCTAG
- a CDS encoding glycosyltransferase family 39 protein gives MILLGGLLLRFWQLDSKPLWLDEVLTALFSLGQSQQDVPLNVFFPLTALDRIFSIQPGISCAQITQTVATESVHPPLFFCLLYGWMNWLQPDNWVWGLRSLPALFGVGAIAALYWLNRVAFSPRAGLIGAALMAVSPFAVYLSQEARHYTLPMLLITLALVGLVKMQQDLVTDRLRAWVWLGWCGVNSIGLYTHYFCAIAFIAQVLALLVWMLWQRSRLGWQSWWAIGLAIGGVWLSYLPWLPTLINHFSRPETDWLIPYKPDWQDRIAPLYQTLVNWVLMVVVLPVEDQPDRVVLGWGIVGLVFASWLGWQLYRGWRIRWQQVPFRSPMLLLSGFTLGVVLQFFAIVYLLDKDLTVVPRYNFVYYPGVCALLGACLTGRGEQRTRNRKQGMKNSWAGDGLLPPVIIVLVASLLSSFLVVNGVVFQKSYHPDRVARTMAFEPDRSLVAVTAYESLQEVALGLSFALELQKLYSTTTIDSQVRFGFLDRSDGYGAVWRAFPDLEQPLPLPLNLWVVASPGMRTKDYPERLRINDRATPRRKALCRVDPDRFERIGFPYQLFRCESRRAS, from the coding sequence ATGATCCTCTTAGGAGGGTTGTTGCTGCGTTTTTGGCAACTCGACTCAAAACCGTTGTGGTTAGATGAGGTGCTGACGGCTTTGTTCAGCCTGGGGCAAAGTCAACAGGATGTGCCGTTGAATGTTTTCTTTCCACTCACAGCCCTCGATCGCATTTTCTCTATTCAGCCGGGAATTAGTTGTGCCCAAATTACGCAAACGGTGGCGACCGAATCGGTGCATCCGCCCCTGTTTTTTTGCTTACTGTATGGCTGGATGAACTGGCTGCAACCAGACAATTGGGTCTGGGGGCTGCGGTCCCTGCCTGCTTTGTTTGGAGTAGGAGCGATCGCTGCCCTATATTGGCTGAATCGGGTAGCTTTTTCACCGCGTGCTGGACTCATCGGTGCTGCGCTGATGGCTGTGTCCCCTTTTGCGGTCTATCTTTCTCAGGAAGCCCGTCACTATACTCTACCCATGCTGCTGATAACGCTGGCGCTGGTGGGGCTAGTGAAGATGCAACAAGATTTAGTCACTGACCGCTTGCGGGCTTGGGTATGGCTGGGTTGGTGCGGGGTCAACAGCATCGGGCTTTATACACACTACTTTTGTGCGATCGCTTTTATTGCCCAAGTTCTGGCGTTGTTGGTCTGGATGCTGTGGCAACGATCGCGACTAGGTTGGCAGTCTTGGTGGGCAATCGGACTGGCCATTGGCGGAGTCTGGCTAAGCTATCTTCCCTGGTTGCCTACCCTCATTAACCACTTCAGTCGTCCCGAAACGGATTGGTTGATTCCCTACAAGCCCGATTGGCAGGATCGAATTGCACCACTGTACCAAACGCTGGTGAATTGGGTGCTAATGGTGGTTGTTCTGCCAGTAGAAGATCAGCCCGATCGCGTGGTGCTGGGTTGGGGAATCGTCGGCTTAGTTTTTGCTAGCTGGTTGGGTTGGCAACTTTACCGAGGTTGGCGTATACGATGGCAGCAGGTTCCGTTTCGATCGCCGATGCTACTGCTCTCCGGGTTTACGCTAGGCGTTGTTCTACAGTTCTTCGCAATTGTCTATTTATTAGATAAGGATTTGACAGTTGTGCCCCGCTACAACTTTGTTTATTATCCGGGCGTGTGTGCCCTGTTAGGGGCTTGTTTGACAGGAAGGGGAGAACAGAGAACGAGAAACAGAAAACAGGGGATGAAGAATTCCTGGGCGGGTGATGGGCTGCTTCCTCCGGTGATCATTGTTTTGGTAGCGAGTTTGCTCAGCAGTTTTTTAGTGGTCAACGGTGTTGTGTTTCAAAAGTCCTATCATCCCGATCGCGTTGCTAGAACTATGGCGTTTGAACCGGATCGATCGCTGGTCGCTGTCACAGCTTATGAATCGTTGCAGGAGGTAGCGTTGGGCTTAAGTTTTGCGCTGGAGTTGCAAAAGTTGTATTCAACCACCACGATTGACTCACAGGTACGGTTTGGTTTTCTCGATCGCTCGGATGGATATGGCGCTGTGTGGCGAGCTTTTCCAGACCTTGAACAACCTTTGCCGCTGCCGCTGAATCTTTGGGTGGTGGCGTCACCCGGAATGCGAACAAAAGATTATCCAGAACGGCTTAGAATTAACGATCGGGCCACACCACGACGCAAGGCCTTGTGTCGTGTTGACCCGGATCGATTTGAACGCATCGGCTTTCCCTATCAGCTTTTCCGTTGCGAATCTAGAAGAGCGAGTTAA